CGTCGACGAGGCCACGCGCCCCGAGGACCTCGCCGTCGTCGCGCGCGCGTTCGGCGCCGAGCTGGCGGAGGACGAGGGCGCGGCAGGCGACCTGTCGTCGATCCCTTCGGGCTCGATCCGCACGAGCGAGTACCTCACGCACGCCGTCTTCTCCACGCACCGCTCCGAGACGGGCATGATGCGCTACCTCAAGCGCCTCTCCGACAAGGACTACGCGCTCGACCGCGGCATGATCCCGCTCGGCTCCTGCACCATGAAGCTCAACGCCGCCACCGAGATGGAGGCGGTGACCTGGCCCGAGTTCCAGGCCATCCACCCCTTCGCTCCCGCTGACGACGTCGAGGGCTACCTGGAGCTGGTCCTCCAGCTGGAGACCTGGCTCGCCGACGTCACGGGCTACGACACCGTGAGCCTCCAGCCGAACGCCGGCAGCCAGGGCGAGCTCGCGGGCCTGCTCGCGATCCGCGGCTACCACCTCGCGAACGGCGACGACGCGCGCACGGTCTGCCTCATCCCGCAGAGCGCCCACGGCACGAACGCGGCCAGCGCCGTGCTCGCCGGCATGCGCGTCGTGGTCGTCGCGTGCGACGACCTCGGGAACGTCGACCTCGACGACCTGCGCGCGAAGATCGCGGCCCACCGCGCCGAGCTCGCCGGGCTGATGATCACGTACCCCTCCACCCACGGCGTCTACGAGCACGAGGTCGGCGCGATCTGCGACGCCGTGCACGAGGCCGGCGGCCAGGTCTACGTCGACGGCGCGAACCTCAACGCGCTGCTCGGCTTCGCCCGCTTCGGCGACTTCGGCGGCGACGTCTCGCACCTCAACCTGCACAAGACGTTCTGCATCCCGCACGGCGGCGGCGGACCCGGCGTCGGCCCGGTCGCGGCGAAGGCGCACCTCGCGCCCTTCCTGCCCGGCCACCCGCAGGCGCAGCGCAACGTCCACGCGCTCGTGCAGGACGGCGTCGTGTCCACCATCGAGCACGGCGGCGCCCCGGTGTCGGCCGCGCCGTACGGATCCCCGAGCATCCTGCCGATCAGCTGGGCCTACGTCCGCATGATGGGCGCCGAGGGCCTGAAGCAGGCCACCGGCGCGGCGGTCCTCTCGGCGAACTACATCGCCGCGCGCCTCCGCGACCACTACCCCGTCCTCTACGCGGGCGAGGACGGCCTCGTCGCGCACGAGTGCATCCTCGACCTGCGCCCGCTGACGGCCGCGACCGGGATCACGGTGGACGACGTGGCCAAGCGCCTCGTCGACTACGGCTTCCACGCGCCCACCATGAGCTTCCCGGTCCCGGGCACGCTCATGGTCGAGCCGACGGAGAGCGAGGACCTCGCCGAGGTCGAGCGCTTCATCGCGGCGATGATCGGCATCAAGCAGGAGGCCGACTCCGTCGCCGCGGGCGAGTGGCCGGCGGACGACAACCCGCTCAGGAACGCCCCGCACACGGCCGAGTCGGTCATCGCGGGGGAGTGGACGCACGCGTACACGCGCGAGCGCGCCGTCTACCCGGTCTCCACGCTGGTGCGCGACAAGTACTGGCCGCCCGTGCGCCGCATCGACCAGGCGTACGGCGACCGCAACCTGTTCTGCGCCTGCCCGCCGCCGGAGGCCTTCGCCTGATCCGACGCGATCGATCCGGCACGCACGACGCACGCACGCGCGCACCGACGAGGGCGGCGGGACCCACGGGTCCCGCCGCCCTCGCGGCGTCTCCGGCCGGGACGCGGCCCGCTAGTGCTCCGTCGCCTTCTCCGCGCCGTGCCCGGTGAGCGACCGGACGTCCATCTCGGCCGCGACGAGCGGGTCCTCCTTGCGCGACGACGTCACCGTCCCGATCCAGCCGAGCAGGAACCCGACGGGGATCGACACGATCCCGGGGTTGCTCAGCGGGAACCACGAGAAGTCGGCCCCCGGGATCATCGACGTCTCCGCGCCCGACACGACGGGCGAGAACGCGATCAGCACGAGCGCCGTCCCGAGCCCGCCGTACATGCTGAGCACCGCGCCCCGCGTGGAGAAGCGCCGCCAGTAGAGGGAGTAGAGGATGGTCGGCAGGTTCGCGCTCGCGGCCACCGCGAACGCGAGCGCCACGAGGAACGCCACGTTCTGCCCGTTCGCGCCGATGCCCGCGACGATCGAGACGATGCCGATCACGACCACCGTGATCCGCGCGACCCGCACCTCGCCGTTCGCCGAGACCTGCCCCTTCTTGATGACGCTGCCGTACACGTCGTGCGCGAAGGACGCCGCCGCCGTGATGGTGAGGCCGGCGACCACCGCCAGGATCGTCGCGAACGCGACCGCCGCGATGATGCCCAGCAGGATCGGCCCGCCCAGCTCGAGCGCCAGGAGCGGCGCCGCGGAGTTCACGCCGCCCGGTGCAGCGAGGATCCGCTCGCTCCCGAGCAGCGCGCCCGCGCCGTAGCCGAGCACCAGGGTGAAGAGGTAGAAGATCCCGATGAGCCAGATCGCCCAGACGACGCTGCGACGCGCCTCCTTCGCGGTCGGCACCGTGTAGAAGCGCATGAGCACGTGGGGGAGGCCCGCCGTGCCGAGCACCAGCGCGAGCGCGAGCGACAGGAAGTCGAGCTTCGTGATCCCGGTGAGTCCGTACTGGTTGCCGGGCTCGAGCACGGGCTTGTCGGTCGCGGCCGCCGCGGCGCCGAGCAGCTCGGACACGTCGAACCCGTGGATCGCCAGCACCCACACGGTCATGACGGCGGCGCCCGCGATGAGCAGGCACGCCTTGATGATCTGCACCCAGGTCGTGCCCTTCATCCCGCCGACGAGCACGTAGACGATCATCAGCGCGCCCACCACCGCGATCACGAGCGACTGCCCGAGCCGGTCGTCGATCCCGAGCAGCAGCGAGACGAGCCCGCCCGCGCCCGCCATCTGCGCGAGCAGGTAGAAGAAGCAGACCGCGAGCGTCGTGGTCGCCGCGGCGAGACGCACGGGCCGCTGCTTGAGCCGGAAGCTCAGCACGTCGGCCATCGTGAACTTGCCCGTGTTGCGCATGAGCTCCGCCACGAGCAGCAGCGCCACGAGCCACGCGACCAGGAACCCGATCGAGTAGAGGAACCCGTCGTACCCGTTGATCGCGATGGCCCCCACGATCCCGAGGAACGACGCCGCCGAGAGGTAGTCGCCCGCGATCGCGGTGCCGTTCTGGGGGCCGGTGAAGGAGCGTCCGGCCGCGTAGTAGTCGGCGGCGGTCGAGTTGTTCCGGCTGGCGCGGAACACGATCACGAGGGTGATGACCACGAACGCCCCGAAGATCGAGATGTTGAGGACGGGGTCGCCCGTGTCGGTCGCGGGCGTCGTCGCCATCACGACGACGGTCGGCGCGGTCACCGTCGGCCGCCCTTCCGGCGGGTCGGCGGCGTCGATCCGCGCGGCCCCTCGAGCGCGACGCGCTCCCGCTCCTCCAGGTCCGCGCGGATCTCCGCGGAGATCGGATCGAAGCGGGAGTTCGCCCGGCTCACGTACCAGGTGGTGATCGCGAACGTCGTGACGAACTGCCCGAGACCGAGCAGGATCCCGAGGTTCACGTTCCCGATGACGGGCGTGGACATGAAGTCGTGCGCGTAGTCGGACAGCAGCACGAACGCGAAGTACCAGACGAGGAACGCCACGGCGAGCGGGAAGACGAAGCTGCGGTGCGCGCGCTTCAGCTCCCGGAACCGGGCCGAGTCCTCGACCTCCAGGTAGTCGACGGCCGGCCGGGGGTCCCCGGACGGATGAGCGGCGTCGCCCATGAGATCTCCTCGAGATACGGCCGCACCTCGTCGTGCGGCATTCCCAGGTTAGGCACAGGCACGGGTGATCCGCCAGGGCAGCGCCCCCGGTCGCCGCGCGGGCGCCGGTCAGCCGAAGAGCCCCGGCGCGAGCGCCAGCGCGACCGGGTAGCCCACGAAGCTGACGACGTCGAGGATCAGGTGGGCCACCACGAGCGGCGCCGTGCGGCCGAAGCGCACGTAGCACCAGCCGAACACGAC
The genomic region above belongs to Clavibacter phaseoli and contains:
- the gcvP gene encoding aminomethyl-transferring glycine dehydrogenase, with the translated sequence MTAVDAGTRPATPAPSAAPDVAEESSAFAPGAFGARHIGIDSEARATMLGVLGHDSIPSLLAKAVPETIQVDRFRTDGDSVLPEAATERDALAELRRIAGRNRVRTSMIGLGYHDTITPAVITRNVLENPSWYTAYTPYQPEISQGRLEALINFQTMVAELSGLATANASMLDEATAVVEGMLLARRASKAKTPVFLIDADALPQTRALLDSRAAALGIELVAHDLATVDPAELPDAFGAFIQYPGASGRVWDPSAVIARVHEAGGLAVVAADLLALTVITSPGELGADIAVGTSQRFGVPMGFGGPHAGYLAVRAGLERQMPGRLVGVSQDAAGHPAYRLSLQTREQHIRREKATSNICTAQVLLAVMASMYAVYHGPKGLRVIARQANRGARRLVRSLATVGVEPIHAAFFDTVRVSVPGRADEILAAAAEGGVNLLRVDADTLGFSVDEATRPEDLAVVARAFGAELAEDEGAAGDLSSIPSGSIRTSEYLTHAVFSTHRSETGMMRYLKRLSDKDYALDRGMIPLGSCTMKLNAATEMEAVTWPEFQAIHPFAPADDVEGYLELVLQLETWLADVTGYDTVSLQPNAGSQGELAGLLAIRGYHLANGDDARTVCLIPQSAHGTNAASAVLAGMRVVVVACDDLGNVDLDDLRAKIAAHRAELAGLMITYPSTHGVYEHEVGAICDAVHEAGGQVYVDGANLNALLGFARFGDFGGDVSHLNLHKTFCIPHGGGGPGVGPVAAKAHLAPFLPGHPQAQRNVHALVQDGVVSTIEHGGAPVSAAPYGSPSILPISWAYVRMMGAEGLKQATGAAVLSANYIAARLRDHYPVLYAGEDGLVAHECILDLRPLTAATGITVDDVAKRLVDYGFHAPTMSFPVPGTLMVEPTESEDLAEVERFIAAMIGIKQEADSVAAGEWPADDNPLRNAPHTAESVIAGEWTHAYTRERAVYPVSTLVRDKYWPPVRRIDQAYGDRNLFCACPPPEAFA
- a CDS encoding DUF485 domain-containing protein gives rise to the protein MGDAAHPSGDPRPAVDYLEVEDSARFRELKRAHRSFVFPLAVAFLVWYFAFVLLSDYAHDFMSTPVIGNVNLGILLGLGQFVTTFAITTWYVSRANSRFDPISAEIRADLEERERVALEGPRGSTPPTRRKGGRR
- a CDS encoding cation acetate symporter; the encoded protein is MATTPATDTGDPVLNISIFGAFVVITLVIVFRASRNNSTAADYYAAGRSFTGPQNGTAIAGDYLSAASFLGIVGAIAINGYDGFLYSIGFLVAWLVALLLVAELMRNTGKFTMADVLSFRLKQRPVRLAAATTTLAVCFFYLLAQMAGAGGLVSLLLGIDDRLGQSLVIAVVGALMIVYVLVGGMKGTTWVQIIKACLLIAGAAVMTVWVLAIHGFDVSELLGAAAAATDKPVLEPGNQYGLTGITKLDFLSLALALVLGTAGLPHVLMRFYTVPTAKEARRSVVWAIWLIGIFYLFTLVLGYGAGALLGSERILAAPGGVNSAAPLLALELGGPILLGIIAAVAFATILAVVAGLTITAAASFAHDVYGSVIKKGQVSANGEVRVARITVVVIGIVSIVAGIGANGQNVAFLVALAFAVAASANLPTILYSLYWRRFSTRGAVLSMYGGLGTALVLIAFSPVVSGAETSMIPGADFSWFPLSNPGIVSIPVGFLLGWIGTVTSSRKEDPLVAAEMDVRSLTGHGAEKATEH